A segment of the Pseudomonas versuta genome:
CCGCCCGAAGGGCGTATGGCCACTGTTGAAGACAAGCGCCATTACTTGCAGCAGTTGCTGGATGCCATGTGGCGCTATCGCTTTTTGTACCGTGATATCGAGCACTTGCTGCACAGCGACAGTGAGCTTGCCGCCCGTTACCGGGTCTTTTCCCAGAACTGTCTGCATCAGGCACAAGCAATTTATCGCGGTTTTGTCGATGCCGGTCTCATGTGCATGACCCCCCTGCAAATCGAGTCGCTGACCCTCAATGCGTGGATCATTCTCACCTCATGGGTCAGTTTTCTGTGTACTACCCGGGAGAACAACGACCAGCTCAGTGAGCAGGCCATCAAGCGCGGGGTGTATCAACTGCTGGTCCTGGAATCGGGCTTTGTCACCGCTCAGGGCCGAGCAGACTTCGATGAACTGATCAAGGACTACTACGTCCCGCTGGAGCACGCGCTGCACGTTCAATAAACGCATTTCACCCCCTCACAGGAGTTCCCTATGCCCGTCGCGCAACTGATCAGCCCCCAAGCCCTGAGCGAACGCCAGGAGCTGCCCGGTCTGGTTATTCTGGATTGCCGTTTCGCCCTTGAAGACCCGGACTATGGCCGTTGCAGCTACGCCGAAGGGCATATAGCCGGTGCGCAATTTGCTGACCTTGAACGTGATTTGAGCGGCCCCGTGATCAAAGGTGTCACTGGTCGCCATCCGTTGCCCGAGCCACAGGTGTTGCTGGAACGACTGCGCGCATGGGGCATCAATGACGACAGCGATGTGGTGCTTTATGACGACGGTCCGGGGGTCTATGCCGCCCGGGCATGGTGGTTGCTGGCCTGGCTGGGCAAGCGCGACGGCGTGTTTATCCTCGATGGCGGCCTCAAGGCCTGGCATGGCGCAGGTTTCCCGCTCAGTCTGGATGCTGTGGTCAAGCCGCGTGGCAACCTGGAAGGCAAGCTCGACAAGCGGTTGATGGTGGATGCCGAGCACTTGCAAAAGCGCCTGGGTGATCCGGGCCTGACCTTGATCGACGCCCGTGCCCGACCACGCTTTCGCGGCGAGGTTGAACCTATCGATCCTGTTGCCGGGCATATTCCGGGTGCGCAATGTGCAGCGTTCAGTGAAAACCTCGACAGCAGCGGGCGTTTTTTACCTGCCAATCAACTCAAAAAGCGCTTTGCCGAGCAACTCGCCGGTCGTTCTGCGCAAGAGCTGGTGGCCTATTGCGGCTCCGGCGTGACGGCGTGCCACAACCTGTTTGCACTGGGGTTGGCCGGTTATCCGCTGGGTAAACTCTATGCGGGCTCGTGGAGCGAATGGATCAACGACCCTGAGCGGGGCATTGCTACCGGCGATTGATGCCCTTTGGGTACTGTAGTCGCTGCCGAGGCACGAAGGCTGCGAGCCCTTAAAAGCCCCCCGACAGGCCTGGCGATCGCTTCGCAATCGATCGCAGCCTTCGTGCCTGGGCAGCGACTACGGGTGTTTATTGGCACTGGCCGCGCGATAGGCACCGGGGCCAACGCCGTACACCTTCTTGAATTGCCGGCTCAGATGGCTTTGATCGGCAAAACCCAATTGCGTAGCCACTTGCAGCGGTAAACAACCCTTTTTCAGCAAGGCGCGGGCGTGGGCAATACGTTGCTGCATCAGCCAGGTGTGCGGTGGCATGCCCGTCGCGCGTTGAAACACCCTGGCTAAATGGAACGCCGAGAGATTGACCGCTGCTGCCAGCTGTTCCAGGGAGGGCGGTTCGGCGAGACGTGCTTGCAGCAGCTCCTTGGCCTGACGTACGGCACGATGTTCAATGCCCGGCCTGGCCGGCATTGGCAGGCGGGCATGGCGATTGAGCAGCGCCAGCATCATTTGCCGCCAGACCGTTTGTTGATGCAGTGCCGACTCCGGGCCTTCGAGTAATTGGTGCAGCTGGCACAAGCCGCTGAACAGGTCCGGGTCGTGAATCAGGGTGTCATTGAAGGTCGGCAGGTGCATGCCAGGCAATCCGAGTTCTTCCAGCAGGCTGTGCAGTTGTGCGTTGTCGGGATAGAACGCCCGGTAGCGCCAGCCGGCATCATGACCTTTGTGCCCGTTGTGCACTTCGTCCGGATTGATCAGCACCAGGGTGCCGGAGCAAGCCAGATGTTCAGCCCCGCGATAGCGATAGCGCTGGGCACCGTCCATGATCATGCCGATCACAAAACCATCATGCACGTGGGGTACGAAGCGGTGTTCGATGTAGCGCGCGGTGAGCAATTCGACACCTGTCAGCGGTGGCGTTTGCCAGAAGCGGATCGACTCACCCTGCTCGCTGTTCATTACGCCGATCCGGGCCTGAGGGCCGCCAGCCATTGCGGGATACGCCGTTCGAGGTAATAACCCGGGGTTTTCAGGGAGCCTTCGACAAACCCGACATGGCCACCTTTGGCGTGCAACTCAAGTGTGGTGCATGCCGACAGTTCGCTGGCCTCGGGGATACTGTGTTTGAACACGAACGGGTCGTCTTCGGCGTGGATAATCAGCGTGGGAGTGTTGATGGCGCCCAGGAAATACCGGCTGGAGGCGCGGCGGTAGTAATCATCGACATTCAGGTAGCCATTGAGCGGTGCCGTGACCCGGTCATCGAACTCCCAAAAGGTGCGCATTTTTCGCAGCGATTTTATGGAGCCCAGGTTTTCCAGCGTGGCCAGCGGCGCATGCCGGGCATCGTGGCGAAATTGACGCTGCTTGTTGGTGACATACACCAGCATTTCACGCATGAAATGCGCCTGGTAGACCTTGGAGAAGCCCTGGCCAATCCGGTCGGCGCACTGGTCGAGGCGAAACGGCACCGACACTGCCACCGCGCCCTGCAAGCCACTCTCGCTGCCACTTTCACCCAGATATTTGAGCAGTACGTTGCCTCCCAGCGAGTAGCCCACCGCATACAGCGGAGCCAGAGGATGCGTGGTGCGCAAATGGGCCACGGCTGCTGCCAGGTCTTCGCTGGCGCCGGAGTGATAACTGCGCGCCAGCAGATTCGGCTCGCCGGAGCAGCCGCGCCAGTTCAGGGCGACACTGGTCCAGCCTTGCGTGGCAAGGGCCCGTTGCTGGCCGGCGACATAGTGTGAAGCCGATGAGCCGGTCAGCCCATGCAATACCAGCACTATGGGCGCATCGGATGAAGGTGCGCCGTGCCAGTCCAGATCGAGAAAGTCACCATCTGCCAGCCACAGGCGCTCGCGGCGGTGTTCAACCACCGGGCGGGTGCGCCACAGCGGCCCCCACAGCGTTTGTAAATGGGGGTTGCGCAGGCCATGGGCCGCCATGAAGGATTCAGGAGGAGATACAGGGACGCAGGGCACGGAAATTCTCTTACGCTAACTGATGCAGGATTGGGCTAGCTTGCCACAACAGCGGCCCGGGCCTGTAGTCGCTGACGAGGTGTGAGGCTGCGAAGGGGCCTGATGCACCACGGGGTTTAATAAACCCCGTGGTGCATGGCTTGTTACTCGGCGGCGGCTGTTGGTGCTGCTTCGCGCTCCCACAGGGCGTAATTCACGCCGCCGGCCTTTTGTTCACGGTGCAGGCGCCAGTTGGCAGGCAGGCCCAGCTCCGAAGGACGGCGCTCGCTTTCGGTGTAGATCCAGGCGTTTTCAGCCAGCCAGCCGTTCTGTTCCAGCAGGTCGCATGCAGGCTTGAGCAGGTCCAGGTTGAAAGGCGGGTCGAGGAACACCACGTCAAACACTTCGGTCGCAGGCGTTGCCAGGTAGTTCAGGGCATTGGTTTGCTGAACTTCACCGGTGGTGCAGCGCAGGATGCCCATGTTTTCGCGGATGTTGGAAATCGCATCGCGGTTGCTGTCCAGGGCCACGCCCTTGGCTGCGCCGCGTGACAGTGCCTCCAGGAACAGCGCGCCGCTGCCGGCAAACACGTCCAGCACCTTGGCGCCGACGATGTCCGGGGTCAGCCAGTTGAAAAGGGTTTCACGTACACGGTCCGGCGTCGGGCGCAGACCTTCTACGTGGGGGAAGTCCAGCTTGCGGCTGCGCCATTCCCCGCCAATGATGCGTAACTGACCAGCACCCGAGTGCGATGTGTTTTTAGGCTTTGCCATTAATGCTCCGGAACCCCAAGAGGTTGCTCTGAAGGTTTATCGGTAGGAGGTGGCAGTGGTTTTTGCGGCACAGTTGGTCCGGCGGTCACTACGACCAGTTTGTCGGCGCTCAGGTGCTTGTTCATGGCGTCCTTGACCTGCTCTTTAGTCAGGCTTTGGGACTGCTGCATGAAGGTTTCCAGATAGTCCAGGGGCATATCATAGAAGCCCATTGCGCCCAGTTGGCCGACGATTGCCGCGTTGCTGGCATTTGACAGCGGGAAGCTGCCCGCCAATTCACGCTTGGCATCGTCGAGTTCTTTTTGCGTCGGACCATTTTTCAGGTAGTCGGTCAAAATGTCTTGCACCAGTTTGAGCGTGCCTTCGCTCAATTCGGCACGTGTCTGCAGGTTGATCATGAACGGCCCGCGTGCCTGCATCGGGCTGAAGCCGGAGTACACGCCGTAGGTCAGGCCGCGTTTTTCGCGTACTTCAGTCATCAAGCGCGTGCCGAAGCCACCGCCACCGAGGATGCTGTTACCCAGTGAGAGTGCGGCATAGTCCGGATCGTCGCGGTCAATGCCCAGCTGGGACAACAGCAGGTGGGTCTGCTTGGACGGAAATTCGATGTGGGTTTCGCTGGCCTTGGGTTCGGTGGGCTGTATGGTTTTGGCGACTGCAGGGCCTTTAGGCAGCGCGGCGGATACTTGAGCGGCGATGGCCTCGGCTTCTGCGCGAGACAGATCGCCAACGATCGCGATCACCGCGTTGCCGGCGGTGTACGCCTTGTTGTGGAACGCCTTGAGTTGATCGATGGTCACCGCAGCGATGCTTTGAGCGGTGCCATCGCTGGCGTGGGCGTAAGGGTGATTGCCGTACAGACGCTTGAACAGTTCATCGCTGGCCAGCTTGCCCGGGTCCTGCTTCTGGTATTCAAAGCTGGCGAGCAACTGGTTTTTGATCCGTGCCAGGGAGTCCGCAGGAAAGGTTGGCTTGCCAACAACTTCGGCAAACAGGTTGAGCGCCGGTGTGCGCTTGGCCGGGTCACTCAAGCTGCGCAATGACACTACGGCCATGTCGCGATAGGCCCCGTTGCCGAAATCCGCACCCAGGCTTTCGAAGCCCTGGGCGATGGCACCGACGTCCTTGCCTGCCACGCCCTCATTGAGCATGGCGTTGGTCAGCAGTGCCAGGCCCGGGGTGTTTTCGTCCTGGCTGCTGCCGGCGGCGAAGGTCAGGCGCAGGTCGAACATCGGCAGCTCGCGGGCTTCAACGAACAGAACTTTGGAACCTTCGGCGGTTTTCCAGGTTTGTACATTTAATGCGCGATGGCTGGGTGCCTTGCCGTCCAGTTCGGCCAGAGACTCGAGCTTGTGCTCGGCCTTGGCCTGATCCAGTGCCTGGCTGGCCACGGAGACCGAGGGGCTGACGAAATAGTAGCCGAGTACGCCGGCCAGTATTGCAGCGCTCAGGCCGAGCAGGGCGTAGCGGGAACCTTTACGCTCACTCATGGGTTTTCTCCTCGGGCAGTACATGCGCAACGCTGAGGCGGTCGCGAGTGAAATAAGTACGGGCGGCTTGCTGGATATCGTCCGGAGTGACCTTTTGCAGGTCTTGCAGCTCGGTATCCATCAGCTTCCAAGACAGGCCCACGGTCTCCAGCTGGCCAATCGAGGTGGCCTGGCTGGTGATCGAGTCGCGCTCATAAACCAGGCCTGCGATCACCTGGGCGCGCACTCGCTCCAGTTCCTGTGCCGATGGCGGGGTCTTTTTCAGGTCATCGAGCATGCGCCACAAGCCGGCTTCGGCCTGGGCCAGGGTCACCTTCTTCTGGCTATTGGGCATCGCCGAAAGCATGAACAGGCTGTCGCCACGGGTGAAGGCGTTGTAATTGGACGACGCGCCGGATACCAGCTCTTCGCCGCGCTCCAGCTGGGTTGGCATGCGTGCGCTGTAGCCACCGTCCAGCAGTGCCGAAATGAGGCGCAGGGCGTTGGCAGTAACCGGGTCTTTGGCGGTGGCAATGCTTGGCACGTTGAAGCCCAGGATCAGGCTTGGCAGTTGGGTCTGCACGTGGATCTTGAGCAGGCGCTCACCAGGGGTTGGCAGTTCCAGCGGGACTTTGGCGACAGGCACTTCGCGTTTGGCCACCTGGCCGAAATAGCGCTGGGCCAAGGCTTTGACTTCATCCGGTGTTACGTCTCCCACCACCACCAGGGTGGCGTTGTTCGGTGCGTACCACTCTTCATACCAGGCGCGCAGTTCACCAACGCTCATGCGCTCCAGGTCCACCATCCAGCCGATGGTCGGCGTGTGGTAGCCACTGGACGGGTAGGCCATGGCGCTGAACAGTTCGAAGGCCTTGCTCATCGGTTGATCGTCGGTACGCAGGCGGCGCTCTTCTTTAATGACCTCGATCTCGCGCTTGAACTCTTCAGGCGGCAAGCGAAGGCTGGCCATGCGATCGGCTTCGAGCTCGAACGCCACACCCAGACGGTCGCGGGCCAATACCTGGTAATAGGCGGTGTAGTCATCGCTGGTGAAAGCGTTTTCCTGGGCGCCAAGGTCGCGCAGGATCAATGAGGCTTCACCGGGGCCGACCTTGTTACTGCCTTTGAACATCATGTGCTCCAGAGCGTGGGACAGGCCGGTCTTGCCCGGTGTCTCATAACTGGAGCCGACCTTGTACCAGACCTGGGACACCACAACTGGCGCGCGATGGTCTTCGCGCACGATGACCTTCAGGCCATTGTCCAGGCGGAACTCGTGGGTCGGTTGCTGATCGGCCGCCAGGGCCGAAAGCGGGAGCAAAACTGTGCTGAGCAACAGGCCAGCAGCGCGGCGGGCTAGAGCATTCATTCGTTTTTAAACCTGTTGGGCTGCCCGCTTGGCCTTAGCGTCAGCGGGTGAGGAGGTGCTAGGATACTGATCCGTTTTACTGGCGGCCACGCCTATCAGGCCTTTGACGATCAGACGACGATTGATCGGGCAGTATAGGAGCCAGCCTGGAAGAGTGAATGTATCCCGGTAAATTTAGCTTTTTTGCCGATTTTCCCGTTCCAGATCCGAGTTAAGACGAAGTTTCAGGGGTGTGCTTTACCCTCTGATCAAGTTGCGTGCGAACGAGCTGACAAAAAAACAGTCTGTTTCACACCGAATATTATTTGCCGGGGCGCCACGGTGGCGCTTCGCTACGATGAGATAGCCGTCCTCCATGTTTGGTTCCAACGACGACAAGAAGAACCCAGCTGCGGCTGGCGAGAAAAAAGGCCTGTTCGGATGGCTGCGCAGAAAGCCGCAGGAAACCGTCGTTGAGCAGCCCGCACCTGCACCCGAAATCACCCCTGAGCCGTTGATTGAGGCCACCCCGGTGGTTGTCGAGCCAACGCCTGAAGTGGTTGTGGTCGCCCCTGTTGAAGCGCCGCCCGCCCCTGAGCCATGGCCGCCGTTGCCGGTGCCCGAGGAGCCCGTCGCGCTGGTCGAAGACCCGCAGGCGCCGCATATCGTGCCTGCCATTCCTGAGCCGCAGATCGAGGTCGCGGTCAGCACTCCGGTCATCGCCCCGCAGCCGGTGGTCGAAGTGCTTGAGGTGGTTGAAACCTTCGTCGAGCCTGTTGAGCCAGAGCCAGAGCCAGAGCCAGAGCCAGTCGTAGTTGTTGAGCCCGAGGTTGTTGCAGTTGCTGTGGTCCCTGCTCCAGTGGTGGCTGTGCCGGCCGTTGTAATTGAACCTCCAGCTCCAGCTCCGCAAGCCAAGACCGGCTTCTTTGCCCGCCTCAAGCAGGGGCTGTCGAAAACCAGTGCCAGCATCGGCGAAGGCATGGCCAGCCTGTTCCTGGGCAAAAAAATCATCGATGACGATCTGCTTGACGAGATCGAAACCCGCCTGCTCACCGCCGACGTTGGTGTCGAGGCCACCTCGGTGATTATCAAAAACCTGACGCAAAAGGTTGCACGCAAGCAACTGACTGACGCCGATGCACTCTACAAGTCGTTGCAGGCCGAGCTGGCCGCCATGCTCAAGCCCGTTGAGCAGCCGCTGAAAATCGAAGCGAAAAACAAGCCGTTCGTCATTCTGGTGGTCGGTGTCAATGGTGCGGGTAAAACCACCACCATCGGCAAACTGGCGAAAAAGCTCCAGCTCGAAGGCAAAAAAGTCATGCTTGCCGCCGGTGATACCTTCCGTGCGGCCGCGGTCGAGCAACTGCAGGTGTGGGGTGAGCGCAACAACATCCCGGTGATCGCCCAGCACACTGGCGCCGACTCGGCTTCGGTGATTTTTGACGCCGTGCAGGCTGCCAAAGCGCGCGGCATTGACGTGTTGATCGCCGATACTGCCGGACGTCTGCACACCAAAGACAACCTGATGGAAGAGCTGAAAAAAGTTCGCCGGGTCATCGGCAAGCTCGACGAAGACGCCCCGCACGAAGTTTTGCTGGTGCTGGATGCCGGTACCGGGCAGAACGCGATCAGCCAGACCAAACAATTCAATCAGACAGTGGCCCTTACCGGCCTGGCGCTGACCAAGCTTGATGGCACCGCCAAGGGCGGCGTGATCTTCGCCCTGGCCAAGCAGTTCAATATTCCTATTCGTTTTATCGGTGTCGGTGAAGGCATTGATGATCTACGGGACTTTGAGTCCGAACCCTTTGTCCAGGCTCTGTTTGCGGAGCGGGAGCGTCCATGATTCGTTTCGAGCAGGTCGGTAAACGCTATCCAAATGGACACGTGGGCCTGCACGAGCTGAGCTTTCGGGTCCGTCGCGGCGAGTTCCTTTTTGTAACCGGTCATTCCGGTGCAGGCAAAAGCACCCTGCTCAGGCTGCTTCTGGCAATGGAACGCCCGACCACCGGCAAACTGCTGCTGGCCGGGCAGGATCTGGGTCAGATCAGCAACGCGCAGATTCCTTTCCTGCGTCGCCAGATCGGTGTGGTGTTCCAGAACCACCAACTGCTGTTTGATCGCACGGTGTTCAACAACGTTGCCTTGCCACTGCAGATTCTCGGGCTGTCCAAGCCTGAAATCGCCAAGCGTGTCGACTCGGCACTTGAGCGTGTGGCGCTGTCGGACAAAACCGATCTGTACCCCGGCGACTTGTCTACGGGGCAGCAACAACGCGTCGGTATTGCCCGGGCCATCGTCCATCGTCCAGCATTGTTGCTAGCCGATGAACCCACCGGCAACCTCGACCCTCGTCTGGCGGCGGAAATCATGGGCGTATTTGAAGACATCAACCGTTTGGGCACCAGCGTGCTGATTGCCAGCCATGACCTGGCACTGATTGCGCGCATGCGCCACCGCATGCTCACCTTGCAACGCGGGCGGTTGATCGGTGACGGGGAGGCGGCGCAATGAGTGCGACACGCAGCTCCAAGGTTTCTGAGCGGGTAGCACCCAAGGCCGCAGATCCGCAGCCGGCCAAGAAAAAACACGACGATGACGATGGCCCGGGTTTCGGGATGTTGTTTCGGGCCTGGGTTGAAGCCCATCGCGCCAGTTTGCTCGACAGCCTGCGGCGTCTGGGCAAGCAACCGATTGGCAGCTTCTTTACCTGC
Coding sequences within it:
- a CDS encoding TetR/AcrR family transcriptional regulator; the protein is MAPRIKTSQRIVNSSLELFNQLGERSVSTNHIAAHMEISPGNLYYHFPNKQAIISVLFSEYEALVLRFLRPPEGRMATVEDKRHYLQQLLDAMWRYRFLYRDIEHLLHSDSELAARYRVFSQNCLHQAQAIYRGFVDAGLMCMTPLQIESLTLNAWIILTSWVSFLCTTRENNDQLSEQAIKRGVYQLLVLESGFVTAQGRADFDELIKDYYVPLEHALHVQ
- a CDS encoding sulfurtransferase; protein product: MPVAQLISPQALSERQELPGLVILDCRFALEDPDYGRCSYAEGHIAGAQFADLERDLSGPVIKGVTGRHPLPEPQVLLERLRAWGINDDSDVVLYDDGPGVYAARAWWLLAWLGKRDGVFILDGGLKAWHGAGFPLSLDAVVKPRGNLEGKLDKRLMVDAEHLQKRLGDPGLTLIDARARPRFRGEVEPIDPVAGHIPGAQCAAFSENLDSSGRFLPANQLKKRFAEQLAGRSAQELVAYCGSGVTACHNLFALGLAGYPLGKLYAGSWSEWINDPERGIATGD
- a CDS encoding AraC family transcriptional regulator, translating into MNSEQGESIRFWQTPPLTGVELLTARYIEHRFVPHVHDGFVIGMIMDGAQRYRYRGAEHLACSGTLVLINPDEVHNGHKGHDAGWRYRAFYPDNAQLHSLLEELGLPGMHLPTFNDTLIHDPDLFSGLCQLHQLLEGPESALHQQTVWRQMMLALLNRHARLPMPARPGIEHRAVRQAKELLQARLAEPPSLEQLAAAVNLSAFHLARVFQRATGMPPHTWLMQQRIAHARALLKKGCLPLQVATQLGFADQSHLSRQFKKVYGVGPGAYRAASANKHP
- a CDS encoding hydrolase; translation: MAAHGLRNPHLQTLWGPLWRTRPVVEHRRERLWLADGDFLDLDWHGAPSSDAPIVLVLHGLTGSSASHYVAGQQRALATQGWTSVALNWRGCSGEPNLLARSYHSGASEDLAAAVAHLRTTHPLAPLYAVGYSLGGNVLLKYLGESGSESGLQGAVAVSVPFRLDQCADRIGQGFSKVYQAHFMREMLVYVTNKQRQFRHDARHAPLATLENLGSIKSLRKMRTFWEFDDRVTAPLNGYLNVDDYYRRASSRYFLGAINTPTLIIHAEDDPFVFKHSIPEASELSACTTLELHAKGGHVGFVEGSLKTPGYYLERRIPQWLAALRPGSA
- the rsmD gene encoding 16S rRNA (guanine(966)-N(2))-methyltransferase RsmD, whose protein sequence is MAKPKNTSHSGAGQLRIIGGEWRSRKLDFPHVEGLRPTPDRVRETLFNWLTPDIVGAKVLDVFAGSGALFLEALSRGAAKGVALDSNRDAISNIRENMGILRCTTGEVQQTNALNYLATPATEVFDVVFLDPPFNLDLLKPACDLLEQNGWLAENAWIYTESERRPSELGLPANWRLHREQKAGGVNYALWEREAAPTAAAE
- a CDS encoding M16 family metallopeptidase, which gives rise to MSERKGSRYALLGLSAAILAGVLGYYFVSPSVSVASQALDQAKAEHKLESLAELDGKAPSHRALNVQTWKTAEGSKVLFVEARELPMFDLRLTFAAGSSQDENTPGLALLTNAMLNEGVAGKDVGAIAQGFESLGADFGNGAYRDMAVVSLRSLSDPAKRTPALNLFAEVVGKPTFPADSLARIKNQLLASFEYQKQDPGKLASDELFKRLYGNHPYAHASDGTAQSIAAVTIDQLKAFHNKAYTAGNAVIAIVGDLSRAEAEAIAAQVSAALPKGPAVAKTIQPTEPKASETHIEFPSKQTHLLLSQLGIDRDDPDYAALSLGNSILGGGGFGTRLMTEVREKRGLTYGVYSGFSPMQARGPFMINLQTRAELSEGTLKLVQDILTDYLKNGPTQKELDDAKRELAGSFPLSNASNAAIVGQLGAMGFYDMPLDYLETFMQQSQSLTKEQVKDAMNKHLSADKLVVVTAGPTVPQKPLPPPTDKPSEQPLGVPEH
- a CDS encoding M16 family metallopeptidase; the encoded protein is MNALARRAAGLLLSTVLLPLSALAADQQPTHEFRLDNGLKVIVREDHRAPVVVSQVWYKVGSSYETPGKTGLSHALEHMMFKGSNKVGPGEASLILRDLGAQENAFTSDDYTAYYQVLARDRLGVAFELEADRMASLRLPPEEFKREIEVIKEERRLRTDDQPMSKAFELFSAMAYPSSGYHTPTIGWMVDLERMSVGELRAWYEEWYAPNNATLVVVGDVTPDEVKALAQRYFGQVAKREVPVAKVPLELPTPGERLLKIHVQTQLPSLILGFNVPSIATAKDPVTANALRLISALLDGGYSARMPTQLERGEELVSGASSNYNAFTRGDSLFMLSAMPNSQKKVTLAQAEAGLWRMLDDLKKTPPSAQELERVRAQVIAGLVYERDSITSQATSIGQLETVGLSWKLMDTELQDLQKVTPDDIQQAARTYFTRDRLSVAHVLPEEKTHE
- the ftsY gene encoding signal recognition particle-docking protein FtsY, which codes for MFGSNDDKKNPAAAGEKKGLFGWLRRKPQETVVEQPAPAPEITPEPLIEATPVVVEPTPEVVVVAPVEAPPAPEPWPPLPVPEEPVALVEDPQAPHIVPAIPEPQIEVAVSTPVIAPQPVVEVLEVVETFVEPVEPEPEPEPEPVVVVEPEVVAVAVVPAPVVAVPAVVIEPPAPAPQAKTGFFARLKQGLSKTSASIGEGMASLFLGKKIIDDDLLDEIETRLLTADVGVEATSVIIKNLTQKVARKQLTDADALYKSLQAELAAMLKPVEQPLKIEAKNKPFVILVVGVNGAGKTTTIGKLAKKLQLEGKKVMLAAGDTFRAAAVEQLQVWGERNNIPVIAQHTGADSASVIFDAVQAAKARGIDVLIADTAGRLHTKDNLMEELKKVRRVIGKLDEDAPHEVLLVLDAGTGQNAISQTKQFNQTVALTGLALTKLDGTAKGGVIFALAKQFNIPIRFIGVGEGIDDLRDFESEPFVQALFAERERP
- the ftsE gene encoding cell division ATP-binding protein FtsE — protein: MIRFEQVGKRYPNGHVGLHELSFRVRRGEFLFVTGHSGAGKSTLLRLLLAMERPTTGKLLLAGQDLGQISNAQIPFLRRQIGVVFQNHQLLFDRTVFNNVALPLQILGLSKPEIAKRVDSALERVALSDKTDLYPGDLSTGQQQRVGIARAIVHRPALLLADEPTGNLDPRLAAEIMGVFEDINRLGTSVLIASHDLALIARMRHRMLTLQRGRLIGDGEAAQ